ACCCCATTTCCCCTCtattcttcttctgggactcttccTATAATACAGATGTTACTATGTTTTATGAAGTGGCTGAGTTCCCTGAGTCTACCTTCATGacccaatatttttctttttctcttgtttttagcttcattattttccttaattttatcttctctatcacttattcatttgtcttcttccttccttgtgGTCATTATTTTCAGTCCATTTTGCATCTCAGTTTTAGCAGTTtgtatttcagcctgactagtttttaagtcttttatctctgtggtaagttACTCCCTTGTGTCTCCTATACTTTTCTCAAGCCCTGCtggtatccttatgattgttgttttatattctgaatcaggcatattgcttatatctgttgtGGTTAGATCCTTGGTTGTGACCCTTTCTTGTTACTTCCTTTGGGATGAATacttccatcttggcattttgtctaggtctctatattcttctctgtgttaggaaagcctgctgtgtttcctgcttctgagagtaatggctttattcAGAAGATGTCATATAGTATCCAAGGACTGGTTCTTCAGTATGTGTCTCTGGTGTATGCTGTTTGCACTTTGCTGCTGTGTTTCCCTCAGGTCGGTCCTCTGGGAGTTTCTCCTTACCTGAAATGAGGATTATCTGGACCTTTTCCAGAaagtggcaagttttaactaggagTGCTTttgtctgcttgttaaaagaggctTGGTGCTtattcccctagagctgaagccTTTTGGCAGTCTGTGGTCAGTGGACTtggtgcatggggtggggggtgctgttcttctggggaaggggcccaTTGCTCTGGTTCTCAGGCACACTTGCCCTAGAAAAGAAGCACCTGCAGAGCTCTGTGAGGTGGGGTTGGTCTAAGCATCTCAGGCCTTCACTGTGGGCAATGTGTTGCTCACTGAAGTCAGTCCATGCTGATGGGTGGGGGAGAACAATGgtgccagctctctctctctcgtccccAGACAAGGGAGTTCACATTTGCCACTGTCTGGGAAGCCCTCCTAGAAGAGCAAACAATCTCCCCTTGTGTGTTCCAGGCCTCCCTCATATCTCTCCTCTcactctttctgtgtctctgtgtccaccCAGCTGTGCAGTGCACCTGTGTTTTATCCCAGGCAGGCCAGCTGAGTTTCAAAACTCCAGACTTTAGGAAATTGGCATGGTATGGTCCTGCAGTAAACCCCTGGGGGTGGATCTCACCTCACTGGGGTTGGTGCTGGTTTGTCTCAGAAGGTCAGTAGCATCAACATGCAGGAGCTTGGAGTTTAGATTAAAGTGCAACAAAAGCCTATATCCAggttagctgccctcagcaggtgtGTCTGCCACCTATACTAAGGGGCGGGGGATACAATGTTACCCACTGActcttttgtcccctgagagACAGTATCAGCTCTCCcagatgcactccaagaagggtGATCCATCTTTTCCTGTGCATCCCAGGGTATCCTCAAATTGCAGTGTCTGCTCCCAGGCCTTTGCCCTCCTTCTCCAGAGGAACACTGCAGCGCCCACTGAGTTCCACACCAGCCACAGTGCAGACTTCTATAATTCCAGTCTTTTTGCTCCGCTGGTTGTAAAAACTCTTGataatcagcccctctcattttcccagtcaatggcttcggggaagtgttttccttgtgtgatccctgtgtgcctctctctctctctctctctctctctctctctctctctctccctccctccatccctctctccctccctccccacctctccatgatcagggatccctcccctcccctcttttttcccccaaatcacatctccacacctcctaccttccatgatatgacctcttctctccttctggtttgcagtttgttctgtcagacCTCAGATTTATTTCTTGGGTGTTATATCacaataatttgatatttatctagctgtctGTCAGTCCTCAGATCTATTTCTTGGGTGTTATATCacaataatttgatatttgtctaGCTGTCTTGAGGGACAGGTAAGCATAGGGTCCTCCCATTACTCCATCCTCTATGCTCCCTCTaccaatatttaaatttcttcttattttttaatgtttatttatttttgagagacacagggaggcagagcatgagcaggggaggggcagagagagagggagacacagaatcagaagcaggctccaggctctgacctgttagcacagagcctgatgcggggctggaactcacaaaccatgagatcatgacctcagctgaagtcagatgcttaaccgactgagccaaccaggcacccaccaatatttaaatttctaatgaTGCTCTGATAATTAGTATTTACTTAGTGAATGAATGGTGAATGTATGAATTGATTATTATTTAGGATTAACTATCATAgactcagttattttttttctgtgtacatTAATAGtacattaagtattttattttcttttgctaataaacTAATATGACTAATGTTCTGTTGACCACATAGCATGGTGGTCAAAATTTATATCATcttgcttaaaatattaaaaactagaTAGAATATATTCTGAGTATAATAAGAAAACAGagcccatgttttgtttttcatataactTCTGCCCCCAATAGGGACACCCACTGATGAATTTCACTTCAGTTTGAATTTCAAAAGTGGAGGTGGAAGAAAAGTAGCTTCAGTtttttgggggaggagagaatgatgGGATACCAGATTCTGATTTAGGGCATTGTCATTCTTTTTGGTTAGATTAAATAAGTCTTgcttggattattttctttcagtctgtaaATTGTGGGGATGATGTTTGAAGTCCTTATGAGTTATAGtattctgaacattttctttagattttataGTAAACTTTCTACTGAGGTTAGtatcttttgtatatatttttctattcctttttacatattttgctattcataataaatgtatgtattgtTTTCCTCCTAGGCAagagtatattttttattgttttttttttttcatttggaaactTCAGGACTCCATTAGCCTCCACTCCCATTAGCCTGCATTGATGGGGGAGGGATTTCAATTGGTGTATTTATCAGAGAGAGTCTATGGTGCATACCTCTTATTTCCAGAGTTTAGGTTTCTCAAGTCATGTTTGACAATGGTTGTTGTAATGATCATGATTAACTAAAACATCTGACTTAGTATAAACCATCTCTTCCTATAAATGCTTTGGATAATGATTAGATTGAGGAGAAGACTAGATGTAGTTGAGTTTCACCTTTTCTGGACTCTTTGTTATTGGTGTCTTGATGCTTCACTTACATCTGGGTGCCCagaggcagaagaatgaaatgtgCATCTGTCCCCGGGACAGGGAGCTGTATTTGTGTTTGTGAggataaaagagaagagaaacctTACCTTGATGTAAAATTTATTGCCAATTTTATGCAATATAGGAGATCatgacaataaattcaaaaatagtAGTATCTAGTTCCAGTGGTGGCACAAAAGATGCAAATATTCTGACTCATCACCTACTATAACATTCTTTGTTCAGAACATGGAATGTGTTACAATATTATTGGAGAAATTTTGGCTCCAAAATCATGTTTCTTAGCTCCCTGGATAGGTTTGTCAGTggtcaattaaaataaaatctggaaagtCCATGATCTGAGtctgagacatttttaaaaaatgctcattttatcctaaagcaccCAAATGACTTTGTCATATAGTTTTGAATATAGTTCcaaatgctatttatttcttccattcattGTTTTCTAACCAAAGAGCTTAGTGATTGTGGAGCCTTACAAAAACCTTGcaccaaacaaaagaaatagagtaCAGTGCTACAGTTAAATAAAAGGACAGCTATATACCCCCCTACCAAAAGAAAAGATCATGTATCTTAATTCCATGTTGtatgtctcatttcttttttgggttCGTATTTGAgctagtttgttttctgttgattTCAAATTATTCAAAGTAATAATACCTTTGTTCTTGGACATATTCATAGAGTGGAGTGTTACCTTCTAAGTAAAAGGAACCTGATTCTGTTCTCTCCCTTTTATGGCAACCTCTGGCCTCAGAGTTTCTTGTATGCATGTTGTCCACATCCTGACTATATATACTGATGCTTCCTAACAAACTTGATGTGGgcccttgcttttgtttttccccactCCATATGGTTTTACTGCTTGATGAATGTCTATACCCATATTTTTTAGTTCCTGTAGGGTCTTGTCTGTTAAGAGAGTGACTAGAAATGAACCCTTGCCTCCTGCTTCTGCTATCACTTGACTGCTCATAGCTGTCACTTGATTGGTCATGGCTATATACTTGTCTTTCATTGGTGCTGAATCCATGTTGACCCTGGATGTCTACTGATTGTCTATTACTTGATCCTTGTCTTACTAAACTTATGCTGGATCTTATCTTCTCATGAGAAGATGTATCTCCCAAATGCTCCTGGCTGGATTCATGCATACTTATATTATTGAACTCCGACTGTCCATGAGTAGATCCTGATGATTCATGAATCTGTTTCCCCCAATCTTTGGAATTCCCTTTATTACCACTATGGGATCCCTGCCTAAGAGTTGAACCAGATTTTGAATGGCAATGAGCTGATATAGATTGTCCATGGCTGAATATAGAATGGTTGCTTGACTGCCACCTTCCAGATTGAACATGAGTGTCACTTGATGGTTCATGACTTACTACTGAATGCCCATGACTAGATCCCTGCCTTCTAGTTACACTGGATGCAGACTGATTATGGGAATCAACTGATTGTCCATGACTTGAACCTTGTCTTTCTGTTATTTCAGTTGCTTTTGATCCTGTATGGTCATAACCAGAAATTAATTGTCCATGTGTAGACACTTGATTGTTTGCAGCTCTCTCTGTTGACCTCAAAGGGCTAGAATTGTGGCTGCTTGTTCTGCTGCCCCCAGAGGGTCCATACCCAGACTGCCCATAATCATATTCAGCACTTCCATAACTGCCATGTTTCCATCCTTGACCTGATCCATGTCTTTGTCTTCCACTAAGCTGTGACTGAGAATGACTTACTCTAGATTGGTGATGACTGCTATGTGAATGCTTACTTATGCTATCACTGGTGTGTCTATGAGTATCATGCGACTGTGTATGGCTGGATCCACCTTGTTCTGTTGTGCCAATTCCTAACTGTCCACGAGAAGATGTGGTGTGCCCCTGAGCTGAACCTGAGAATGTAGATTTGTCTCCAACATGTCTATGGGAGGATGCCTGTACTCCTGATCTTCTGGAACTAGGTTGCTTATGAATTGAAGTCTTCCCTTGTTCAATTATGGAATGTTTAGAACTATCTCCTGACTCTTCAGTACTAGAACCATGTCTTCTGGTTGTATTACTAACTGTGTTTTGGGGGATAGAACCAAAATGCCTATGACTAGAAACTGAGTGTCCTTGTGACACACCTGAGTGCCTTTCAGTGTCGCTGGACTCACTCACACTAGATCCCTTTCTTCCAGTCCACCTGGATTCTGCGCTGGTGGCTTGTCCATGACCAGACTGGGCAGGTCCAGTGGTGTCTCCTGTCTGTGGGCGAGTAGTTCCCAGTCTACCTTCATGGGTAGATGTTGACTCTCTAAGTTGAGATCCAGCATGGCCATGAGGGGacgctgtgtgtgtctgtgggactCCTGAAGGCCTTTCACTGGACTCATTGATGCTGGATTCTCTTCTTCCAGTACTACTGGATTCTGACCTGGTGGCTTGTCCATGAGTGGACTGGGAATGTCTAGTGGTGTCTCTTGCCTGTCTGTGAGTAgttccctgtcttccttcccGGGTGGATCCCGACTCTCCATGTTGAGATCCAGCATGGCCATGAGGGGACCCTGCTTGTGTCTGTGGGACTCCTGAAGGCCTTCCCCTGTCCCTGGACTCACTGCTCCTAGATCCTGTTCTTCCCATCCTACTGGACTCTGTCCTGGTGGCCTGTGCATGACCAGACAGTGTATGTCTGCTGGTGTCTACTTGCTGTCCGTGAGTAGTTTCCTGTCTTCCTTCATGGGTGGATGCTGACTCTCCCTGTTGGAATCCAGGGTGGCCATGAGGGGACCCTGCCTGTGTCTGTGGGACTCCTGAGTGCCTTTCACTGTCACTGGACTCACTGACACTGGATTCTCTTCTTCCAGTCCTACTGGATTCTGACCTGGTAGCTTGTCCATGAGTGGCCTGGGTATGTCTAGTAGTGTCTCCCGCCTGTCTGTGAGTAGttgtctgtcttccttcctgGGTGGATCTCGACTCTCCATGTTGAGATCCAGCATGGCCATGAGGGGaccctgtctgtgtctgtggGACTCCTGAAAGCCTTCCCCTGTGACTGGACTCACTGCTGCTAGATCTCGTTTTTTGGGTCCTACTGGATTCTGTCCTGGTGGCCTGTCCATGGCCAGAATGGGCATGTCTAGTGGTGTCGTCTTGCTGTCTGTGAGTAGTTCCCTGTTTTCCTTCACGGGAGGATCCCAACTCTCCATGTTGAGATCCGGCATGGCCATGAGCGGATGCTGTGTTTGTCTGTGGGACTCCTGAGTGCGTTTCCGTGTCACTAGACTCACTGATGCTAGATCCCGTTCTTCGGGCCCTACTGGATTCTGTCCTGGTGGCCTGTCCATGACCAGACTGAGCATGTCTAGTGGAATCTTCTACCTGTCTGTGAGTTGTTCCCTGTCTCCCTTTCAGTGTGGATCTTGACTCTCCCTGTTGGAATCCAGGGTGGCCATGAGGGGACCCTGCCTGTGTCTGTGGGACTCCTGAGTGCCTTTCATTGTCACTGGACTCACTGACACTGGATTCTCTTCTCCCAGTCCTACTGGATTCTGACCTGGTGGCTTGTCCATGCCCAGACTGGGTATGTCTAGTGGTGTCTCCTGCCTGTCTGTGAGtagttctctgtcttccttcccgGGTGGATCCCAACTCTCCATGTTGAGATCCAGCCTGGCCATGAggggactctgtgtgtgtctgtgggagtcCTGAGTGCCTTTCCCTGTCACTCAATTCACTGGCACTGGATCTGCTTCTTTGGGTCCTGCTAGGTTCTGTCCTGGTGGCCTGTCCAAGACCAGAATGAGCTTGTCTAGTGGTGTCTCCTTGCTGTCTGTGAGTAGTTTCTGGTCTTCCTTCCCGGGTGGATCCCGACTCTCCATGTTGAGATCCAGCATGGCCATGAGGGGACCCTGCCTGTGACTGTGGGACTCCTGAAGGCCTTCCCCTGTCACTGGACTCACTGACACTGGATTCTCTTCTCCCAGTCCTGCTGGATTCTGACCTGGTGGCTTGTCCATGCCCAGACTGGGTATGTCTAGTGGTATCTCTTGCCTGTCTGTGAGTAGTACCCTGTCTTCCTTCCCGGGTGGATCCCAACTCTCCATGTTGAGATCCAGCCTGGCCATGAggggactctgtgtgtgtctgtgggactCCTGAGTGTCTTTCCCTGTCACTCGATTCACTGGCACTGGATCTGCTTCTTTGGGTCCTGCTAGATTCTGTCCTGGTGGCCTGTCCAAGACCAGAATGAGCTTGTCTAGTGGTGTCTCCTTGCTGTCTGTGAGTAGTTTCTGGTCTTCCTTCCCGGGTGGATCCCGACTCTCCATGTTGAGATCCAACATGGCCATGAGGGGACCCTGCTTGTGTCTGTGGGACTCCTGAAGGCCTTCCCCTGTCACTGGACTCACTGACACTGGATTCTCTTCTCCCAGTCCTACTGGATTCTGACCTGGTGGCTTGTCCATGCCCAGACTGGGTATGTCTAGTGGTGTCTCTTGCCTGTCTTTGAGTAgttccctgtcttccttcccGGGTGGATCCCGACTCTCCATGTTGAGATCCAGCATGGCCATGAGGGGATCCTGCCTGTGTCTGTGGGACTCCTGAAGGCCTTCCCCTGTCCCTGGACTCACTGCTCCTAGATCCTGTTCTTCCCGTCCTACTGGATTCTGTTCTGGTGGCCTGTGCATGACCAGACAGCGTATGTCTAGTGGTGTCTCTTTGCTGTCTGTGAGTAGTTCCCTGTCTTCCTTCACGGGAGGATCTCAACTCTTCATGCTCAGATCCAGCCTGGCCATGAGCAgatcctgtgtgtgtctgtgggactCCTGAGTGTGTTTCCGTGTCACTGGACTCACTGATGCTAGATCCCGTTCTTTGGGCCCTACTGGAGTCTGTCCTGGTGGCCTGTCCATGACCAGACTGGGCATGTCTAGTGGAGTCTccttgctgtctgtgagtttttccctgtctccctttcaGTGTGGATCCTGACTCTCCCTGTTGGAATCCAGGGTGGCCATGAGGGGACCCTGCCTGTGTCTGTGGGACTCCTGAGTGCCTTTCACTGTCACTGGACTCACTGACACTGGATTCTCTTCTCCCAGTCCTACTGGATTCTGACCTGGTGGCTTGTCCATGCCCAGACTGGGTATGTCTAGTGGTGTCTCCTGCCTGTCTGTGAGtagttctctgtcttccttcctgggTGGATCCCGACTCTCCATGTTGAAATCCAGCATGGCCATGAGGGGaccctgcctgtgtgtgtgggaCTCCTGAGTGCCTTTCACTGTCACTGGACTCACTGACACTGGATTCTCTTCTCCCAGTCCTACTGGATTCTGACCTGGTGGCATGTCCATGAGGGGACTGGGTATGTCTAGTTGTGTCTCCTGCCTGTCTCTGAGTAGTTTCTGGTCTTCCTTCCTGGGTGGATCCCGACTCTCCATGGTGAGATCCAGCATGGCCCTGAGGGGaccctgcctgtgtgtgtgggaCTCCTGAGTGCCTTTCACTGTCACTGGGCTCACTGACACTGGATTCTCTTCTCCCAGTCCTACTGGATTCTGACCTGGTGACTTGTGCGTCCCCAGACTGGGTATGTCTAGTGGTATCGTCTTGCTGTCTGTGAGTAGTTCCCTGTCTTCCTTCACGGGAGGATCTCAACTCTTCATGCTCAGATCCAGCCTGGCCATGAGCGgatcctgtgtgtgtctgtgggactCCTGAGTGCGTTTCCGTGTCACTGGACTCACTGATGCTAGATCCCGTTCTTCGGGCCCTACTGGAGTCTGTCCTGGTGGCCTGTCCATGACCAGACTGGGCATGTCTAGTGGAGTCTCCTTGCTGTCTGTGAGTTGTTCCCTGTCTCCCTTTCAGTGTGGATCCTGACTCTCCCTGTTGGAATCCAGGGTGGCCATGAGGGGACCCTGCCTGTGTCTGTGGGACTCCTGAGTGCCTTTCACTGTCACTGGACTCACTGACACTGGATTCTCTTCTCCCAGTCCTACTGGATTCTGACCTGGTGGCCTGTCCATGACCAGACAGTGCATGTCTAGTGGTGTCTCTTTGCTGTCTGTGAGTAGTTTCTGGTCTTCCTTCCCGGGTGGATCCCGACTCTCCATGTTGAGATCCAGCCTGGCCATGAggggactctgtgtgtgtctgtgggactCCTGAGTGTGTTTCCGTGTTACTGGATTCACTGAAGCTAGATCCCGTTCTTCGGGCCCTACTGGATTGTGTCCTAGTGGCCTGTCCATGACCAGACTGGGCATGTCTAGTGGAGTCTCCTTGCTGTCTGTGAGTTGTTCCCTGTCTCCCTTTCAGTGTGGATCTTGACTCTCCCTGTTGGAATCCAGGGTGGCCATGAGGGGACCCTGCCTGTGTCTGTGGGACTCCTGAGTGCCTTTCACTGTCACTGGACTCACTGACACTGGATTCTCTTCTCCCAGTCCTACTGGATTCTGACCTGGTGGCTTGTCCATGCCCAGACTGGGTATGTCTAGTGGTGTCTCCTGCCTGTCTCTGAGTAGTTTCTGGTCTTCCTTCCTGGGTGGATCCCGACTCTCCATGGTGAGATCCAGCATGGCCCTGAGGGGaccctgcctgtgtgtgtgggaCTCCTGAGTGCCTTTCACTGTCACTGGGCTCACTGACACTGGATTCTCTTCTCCCAGTCCTACTGGATTCTGACTTGGTGGCTTGTCCATGCCCAGACTGGGTATGTCTAGTGGTGTCTCCTGCCTGTCTGTGAGtagttctctgtcttccttcctgggTGGATCCCGACTCTCCATGTTGAAATCCAGCATGGCCATGAGGGGaccctgcctgtgtgtgtgggaCTCCTGAGTGCCTTTCACTGTCACTGGACTCACTGACACTGGATTCTCTTCTCCCAGTCCTACTGGATTCTGACCTGGTGGCTTGTCCATGCCCAGACTGGGTATGTCTAGTGGTGTCTCCTGCCTGTCTGTGAGTAgttccctgtcttccttcccGGGTGGATCCCGACTCTCCATGTTGAGATCCAGCCTGGCCATGAggggactctgtgtgtgtctgtgggactCCTGAGTGTCTTTCCCTGTCACTCGATTCACTGGCACTGGATCTGCTTCTTTGGGTCCTGCTAGATTCTGTCCTGGTGGCCTGTCCAAGACCAGAATGAGCTTGTCTAGTGGTGTCTCCTTGCTGTCTGTGAGTAGTTTCTGGTCTTCCTTCCCGGGTGGATCCCGACTCTCCATGTTGAGATCCAGCATGGCCATGAGGGGACCCTGCCTCTGTCTGTGGGACTCCTGAATGCCTTCCCCTGTCACTGGACTCACTGCTCCTAGATCCTGTTCTTCGTGTCCTGCTGGATTCTGACCTGGTGGCCTGTCCATGACCAGACAGTGTATGTCTAGTGGTGTCTCTTTGCTGTCTGTGAGTAGTACCCTGTTTTCCTTCACGGGTGGATCCTGACTCTTCATGCTGAGATCCAGCCTGGCCATGAggggactctgtgtgtgtctgtgggagtcCTGAGTGCCTTTCCCTGTCACTTGATTCACTGACACTGGATCTGCTTCTTTGGGTCCTGCTAGCTTTTGTCCTGGTGGCCTGTCCATGACCAGAATAAGGTTGGCTAGTGGTGTCTCCTTGCTTTCTGTGAGTAGTTTCCCATCTTCCTTCATGGGTGGATCCTGACTCTCCCTGTTGGAATCCAGGGTGGCCATGAGGGGATCCTGCCTTTGTCTGTGGGACTCCTGAGTGCCTTTCATTGTCACTGGACTCACTGACACTGGATTCTCTTCTTCCAGTCCTGCTGGATTCTGACCTGGTGGCTTGTCCAGTCCCAGACTGGGTATGTCTAGTGGTGTCTCCTGCCTGTCTGTGAGTagttgtctgtctctcttcctggGTGGATCTCGACTCTCCATGTTGAGATCCAGCATGGCCATGAGGGGaccctgtctgtgtctgtggGACTCCTGAAAGCCTTCCCCTGTCACTGGACTCACTGCTGCTAGATCCCGTTTTTCGGGTCCTACTGGATTCTGTCCTGGTGGCCTGTCCATGGCCAGAATGGGCATGTCTTGTGTTGTCTCCTACCTGTCTCTGAGTCGATCTTTCATTTTTACCTGTGGGAATTCCTCCTGATTTTTCATGGTCATTTTCATAATGCTCCCGGGTAGTTGCTGAATATGTCTCCCATTTATCTGTCTGGGCTTGACTGTCATTTTTGTGGTTATGTTTCGTGCCCTGTGTTGTAGAAGTCCTTCTTTCCTGACTTGCTCCTTGCCTTTGTTGGCTATGTCCATGAATGCTCTCATGATCTTCAGTCTCTTTTGCTGTTGTACTGTGTCTCTTGTTTCTCTCATTATCCCTCTGAGTAGTTTTCTTTGGGCCTGTTTCTCTTATCTGAGTGTGGGCTGAATCTGATATGGGTCTTCCATGTTTTGGACCTTCTTTTCCTGAACTAGTGTGAGAGCTTTCTTTTCCCCTTACCCTAGATTCATGTTGTTCATATCCAGAAGATTCCCCTGAGCTAAACCCATGTTGATCATAAGTAGAAGACTGACTTGTGCTAGCATGTTGATCAGGGTTAGAGGACTTTCCTGAGCAGGATCCTTGGCCAAAATTGGAGGATTGCACTGAAGTGGAACAATGTTGACCACAGCTAGACTGACCTGATCTAGACTCATGTTGTCCAAAGCCAGAagaatgacctgagccagtccCAAAGCTAGGGGACTGATGTGAGCTAGATCCATGTCCAGAGCCCGAGGATTGACCTGTCCCAGACCCATGTTGTCCAGAGCTAGAAAATGGACCTGCACCAGACCCTTGTTGTTCAAAGGCAGAGGACTGACTTGAGCCAGACCCATGTTGACCAAAGCCAGAGGATTGGCCTGAGCCAGACCCATGCTGTCCAAAACTAGAGgaatgacctgagccagaccCATATTGGCCAAAGCCAGAAGACTGACGTGAGCTGGATCCATGTTGTCCATAGCCAGAGGTCTGACCTGAACCAGACCCATGCTGGCCAAAGCCAGAGGACTGTCTTGAGCTAGACCCATGTTGTCCAAAACTAGAGGACTGACCTGAGCCAGACCCATGTTGTCCAAATCCAGAGGACTGGCTTGAGCCAGACCCATGCTGGCCAAAGCCAGAGGACTGGCCTGAACCAGAGCCATATTGTCCAAAaccagaggactgacctgagccAGACCCATATTGTTCAAAaccagaggactgacctgagccAGACTCATGTTGTCCAAAGCCAGAGGATTGGCTTGAGCCAGACCCATGTTGGCCAAAACCAGAggattgacctgagccaaacccatgTTGGCCAAAACCAGAGGATTGACCTGAGCCAGACCCATGTTGGCCAAAGCTGGAGGACTGACTTGATCCAGACCCATACTGACCAAAgccagaggactgacctgagctGGATCCATGCTGGCCAAAACCAGAggattgacctgagccaaacccatgTTGGCCAAAACCAGAGGATTGACCTGAGCCAGACCCATGTTGGCCAAAGCTGGAGGACTGACTTGATCCAGACCCATACTGACCAAAGCCAGGGGACTGACCTGAGCTGGATCCATGGTGGCCAAAGCCAGAGGATGGTCCTGAACTAGACCCATGCTGACCAAAGCCAGAGGATTGTCCTGAGCTTGACCCATGTTGTCCAAAACCAGAGGATTGACCTGATCCTGACCCATGTTGTCCAAAGCCAGAGGTCTGACATGAGCCagacccatgttgttcaaagccAGAGGACTGGCATGAGCCAGAGCCATGTCCAAAGCCAGAGGAGTGACATGAGCCAGATCCATGTTGTCCACATTTAGAAAATTCCTTTGAACCAGACCCTTTTTGATGAGAGTTTGAAAAGTGTCCACAAGAACCAGATCCATGTTGACCATAACTAGAAGACTGACTTGTTCCAGACCCATATTGGTCACAGCAAGAGGACTGACTTGAACCTGTTCTCTGTTGTCTTCCACAGTTCTGTGTCTGACCACATGCTCTAGATCCGTATCCTCTTTGACTAGAAGACTGACTACAGAAGCTAGGCTCATGTTGACCACATCCAGAGGACTGACCTCCCGAGATACATCCACGATCTTGTCTTCCACTACTTCCTGTTTGATAACCTGACTGAGTGCAGCTAGATTGATTTCCTTGCCCTCCAAATCTACCTTCCTGACAGGAACTAGAAGTATTTTGTGGACTTCCACACCCACCCGAATTGCTGGAACCACATCCATAGCTTTGTCTTCCACTGTTTTCTGAACCTTTAGAGCTAGACCCAAGCTTTTGTCCTCCACTATTTCTTGACTGAGTAGAGTTTG
The window above is part of the Prionailurus bengalensis isolate Pbe53 chromosome C1, Fcat_Pben_1.1_paternal_pri, whole genome shotgun sequence genome. Proteins encoded here:
- the LOC122481196 gene encoding filaggrin-2-like isoform X1, which encodes MTDLLRSVVTVIDVFYKYTNQDGECGTLSKDELKELLEKEFRPILKNPDDPDTVDVIMHMLDRDHDRRLDFTEFLLMVFKLAMACNKVLSKEYCKASGSKKHRRGHRHHKEESETEEDEEDAPEQKSGYRHSNWREGEEYGYGSEGLRRSVKHRRGSNSRKLGRQGGLSSSENQEKSEKRHRGSGHSWNSDKERHGSSSGELGDRRNKSHVSPTRESGKEYESESGSGSKSERRKSHGGLSHRLDAGGHESNSTQSRNSGGQKLGSSSKGSENSGRQSYGCGSSNSGGCGSPQNTSSSCQEGRFGGQGNQSSCTQSGYQTGSSGRQDRGCISGGQSSGCGQHEPSFCSQSSSQRGYGSRACGQTQNCGRQQRTGSSQSSCCDQYGSGTSQSSSYGQHGSGSCGHFSNSHQKGSGSKEFSKCGQHGSGSCHSSGFGHGSGSCQSSGFEQHGSGSCQTSGFGQHGSGSGQSSGFGQHGSSSGQSSGFGQHGSSSGPSSGFGHHGSSSGQSPGFGQYGSGSSQSSSFGQHGSGSGQSSGFGQHGFGSGQSSGFGQHGSSSGQSSGFGQYGSGSSQSSSFGQHGSGSGQSSGFGQHGFGSGQSSGFGQHGSGSSQSSGFGQHESGSGQSSGFEQYGSGSGQSSGFGQYGSGSGQSSGFGQHGSGSSQSSGFGQHGSGSGQSSSFGQHGSSSRQSSGFGQHGSGSGQSSGFGQHGSGSSQSSAFEQQGSGAGPFSSSGQHGSGTGQSSGSGHGSSSHQSPSFGTGSGHSSGFGQHESRSGQSSCGQHCSTSVQSSNFGQGSCSGKSSNPDQHASTSQSSTYDQHGFSSGESSGYEQHESRVRGKESSHTSSGKEGPKHGRPISDSAHTQIRETGPKKTTQRDNERNKRHSTTAKETEDHESIHGHSQQRQGASQERRTSTTQGTKHNHKNDSQAQTDKWETYSATTREHYENDHEKSGGIPTGKNERSTQRQVGDNTRHAHSGHGQATRTESSRTRKTGSSSSESSDRGRLSGVPQTQTGSPHGHAGSQHGESGSTREGRPETTHRQQGDTTRQAHSGLGQATRTEPSRTQRSRSSASELSDRERHSGLPQTHTESPHGQAGSQHGELGSTREGRQRTTHRQAGDTTRHTQSGHGQATRSESSRTGRRESSVSESSDNERHSGVPQTQAGSPHGHPGFQQGESRSTLKGRQGTTHRQVEDSTRHAQSGHGQATRTESSRARRTGSSISESSDTETHSGVPQTNTASAHGHAGSQHGELGSSREGKQGTTHRQQDDTTRHAHSGHGQATRTESSRTQKTRSSSSESSHRGRLSGVPQTQTGSPHGHAGSQHGESRSTQEGRQTTTHRQAGDTTRHTQATHGQATRSESSRTGRRESSVSESSDSERHSGVPQTQAGSPHGHPGFQQGESASTHEGRQETTHGQQVDTSRHTLSGHAQATRTESSRMGRTGSRSSESRDRGRPSGVPQTQAGSPHGHAGSQHGESGSTREGRQGTTHRQARDTTRHSQSTHGQATRSESSSTGRRESSINESSERPSGVPQTHTASPHGHAGSQLRESTSTHEGRLGTTRPQTGDTTGPAQSGHGQATSAESRWTGRKGSSVSESSDTERHSGVSQGHSVSSHRHFGSIPQNTVSNTTRRHGSSTEESGDSSKHSIIEQGKTSIHKQPSSRRSGVQASSHRHVGDKSTFSGSAQGHTTSSRGQLGIGTTEQGGSSHTQSHDTHRHTSDSISKHSHSSHHQSRVSHSQSQLSGRQRHGSGQGWKHGSYGSAEYDYGQSGYGPSGGSRTSSHNSSPLRSTERAANNQVSTHGQLISGYDHTGSKATEITERQGSSHGQSVDSHNQSASSVTRRQGSSHGHSVVSHEPSSDTHVQSGRWQSSNHSIFSHGQSISAHCHSKSGSTLRQGSHSGNKGNSKDWGKQIHESSGSTHGQSEFNNISMHESSQEHLGDTSSHEKIRSSISLVRQGSSNRQSVDIQGQHGFSTNERQVYSHDQSSDSYEQSSDSRSRRQGFISSHSLNRQDPTGTKKYGYRHSSSSKTIWSGEKQKQGPTSSLLGSISIYSQDVDNMHTRNSEARGCHKRERTESGSFYLEGNTPLYEYVQEQRYYYFE